A region of Chthoniobacterales bacterium DNA encodes the following proteins:
- a CDS encoding Gfo/Idh/MocA family oxidoreductase — protein MAVHHRLASRLIRQPTHLMKTYRSAIIGVGVPVGGGVKGGGHQIGYMHARMYQNHPRAEIVCAADINPVNLAAFEKTFAPVAGYSDYREMLEKERPEIVSICTYVGLHRGMIEDCARAGVKGIFCEKPFLASPADLAAVLGVAEETGVKIIAAHIRRFMPMYRRVREIIASGEIGSLRLMSAGIQDWDLSEWGSHWLDMFRFWNGDAPAQWVLGQARVRDTRGYGHAMEEHAVAWFGFENGARGLVDGGMGMAPDNSMWPAVEGTDGFIRMAGEQEIVVWDRSGRRTEKDPQSPEELYNGAWGESLSSLVEWIEGGSASQIGLPNIRHTAELNLAAYSSALRGDRIDLPLTDFSAAEWPLEEIARRNPATAKQAAPGS, from the coding sequence ATGGCAGTCCACCATCGACTGGCTTCTCGCTTGATCCGCCAACCGACCCATCTTATGAAAACTTACCGTTCGGCAATCATCGGCGTCGGCGTTCCGGTGGGCGGAGGCGTCAAGGGCGGAGGCCACCAGATCGGATACATGCACGCACGCATGTATCAAAACCATCCGCGCGCGGAAATCGTGTGCGCGGCGGACATCAATCCGGTGAACCTCGCGGCCTTCGAAAAAACATTCGCGCCGGTCGCCGGTTATTCCGACTACCGCGAGATGCTGGAAAAGGAGCGGCCGGAAATCGTGTCGATCTGCACGTATGTCGGGTTGCACCGCGGGATGATCGAGGACTGCGCGCGGGCCGGAGTGAAGGGTATTTTCTGCGAGAAGCCGTTTCTCGCCTCGCCGGCCGATTTGGCCGCCGTGCTGGGCGTCGCGGAGGAAACCGGCGTGAAAATCATCGCCGCCCATATCCGCCGGTTCATGCCCATGTATCGCCGCGTGCGAGAAATCATCGCCTCGGGAGAAATCGGCAGCCTGCGCCTGATGTCCGCCGGAATCCAAGACTGGGACCTCAGCGAATGGGGCTCCCACTGGCTGGATATGTTCCGGTTCTGGAACGGTGACGCGCCCGCGCAATGGGTGCTCGGGCAAGCCCGCGTGCGCGACACACGCGGCTATGGACATGCCATGGAGGAGCACGCCGTGGCGTGGTTCGGCTTCGAAAACGGCGCGCGCGGCTTGGTGGACGGCGGCATGGGAATGGCTCCCGACAACTCGATGTGGCCGGCGGTGGAGGGCACGGACGGCTTTATCCGGATGGCCGGAGAGCAGGAAATCGTCGTCTGGGACCGGTCGGGCAGACGGACGGAGAAAGATCCGCAATCTCCCGAAGAACTTTACAACGGCGCATGGGGAGAGAGCCTCTCGTCCCTGGTCGAATGGATCGAAGGCGGGAGCGCCAGCCAGATCGGCCTGCCCAACATCCGCCACACCGCGGAATTGAATCTGGCGGCCTACTCTTCCGCCCTGCGCGGCGACCGCATCGACCTTCCGCTCACCGACTTCTCCGCCGCCGAGTGGCCGCTGGAGGAAATCGCCCGCCGCAACCCGGCAACCGCGAAACAAGCCGCCCCAGGATCATGA
- a CDS encoding sugar phosphate isomerase/epimerase: protein MARFKISLNMEFCRSADKSFEGGAKIAAELGYKYIEPMVHTGWELLSEVNYFHSFSMEEDPLLMKEICDRHGLKVSSLSAHSPLMKPEAAVPRLTRAAVLATFVGCDFLNSDEMVKPDWMDDEMAHDTMRYTLTKAALVAARHKKFLCIEPHGIYTKTSDGLLKIVRLVDSPWIKVNWDTGNSYLAGIEDPYEGLTKVRDYVYHIHAKDISMAQSSEERGKVTGTPVGCACGEGEVDWKRVAKIMEPVDREIFLSVECGKIDEAARSLAFLKSELAAHLSPQ, encoded by the coding sequence ATGGCCCGATTCAAAATTTCCCTCAACATGGAGTTCTGCCGCAGCGCGGACAAATCCTTCGAAGGCGGCGCGAAAATTGCCGCGGAGCTCGGCTACAAATACATAGAACCGATGGTCCATACCGGCTGGGAACTTCTCAGCGAAGTGAATTATTTCCACTCTTTCTCGATGGAGGAGGACCCGCTCCTCATGAAAGAAATCTGCGATCGCCACGGACTCAAGGTCTCGAGCCTTTCCGCGCACTCGCCTCTCATGAAGCCCGAAGCCGCCGTGCCGCGCCTGACCCGCGCCGCCGTCCTCGCCACGTTTGTCGGCTGCGATTTCCTGAACTCCGACGAAATGGTCAAGCCGGATTGGATGGATGACGAGATGGCCCACGACACCATGCGCTACACCCTGACCAAGGCCGCACTGGTCGCCGCCCGCCACAAAAAATTCCTCTGCATCGAACCCCACGGCATCTACACGAAGACCTCGGACGGCCTCCTGAAAATCGTGCGGCTGGTGGACTCGCCATGGATCAAGGTGAATTGGGACACAGGCAACAGCTACCTCGCCGGCATCGAGGATCCTTACGAGGGACTCACCAAGGTCCGCGACTATGTCTATCACATCCACGCGAAAGACATTTCCATGGCCCAAAGCTCCGAGGAACGAGGCAAGGTCACCGGCACCCCGGTCGGCTGCGCCTGCGGCGAAGGAGAAGTGGATTGGAAACGCGTGGCCAAGATTATGGAACCGGTCGACCGTGAAATTTTCCTGAGTGTCGAATGCGGAAAAATCGATGAAGCCGCCCGCAGTCTCGCGTTCTTGAAATCGGAACTGGCAGCGCATTTGTCGCCTCAGTAG
- a CDS encoding SDR family oxidoreductase: MKTSPPSKLPVALVTGSSSGIGAALAERLAAEGYLALINARSENEGARRTLEKIRAAGHQAEYAIADLSKVSEIQRMFAEIRANHGRIDVLVNNAGICPFHEWDEVTESVWDLTHSTNLKAGFFCTQEAAKLMIENKTPGRIMVISSISAIKGGTVQTHYCPTKGGQISMMNAFAVCLGKYGITCNSILPGTIETPINAEYLATGNNRANLEIQTCVGYIGLPEDVAGLVAFLAKPEARYITGGSFLVDGGELIKHL, translated from the coding sequence ATGAAAACTTCCCCGCCATCAAAACTTCCAGTGGCCCTCGTCACCGGCTCATCCAGCGGAATCGGTGCCGCGCTGGCCGAGCGGCTTGCCGCCGAAGGCTATCTGGCCTTGATCAATGCGCGCTCCGAGAACGAAGGAGCCAGGCGCACGCTGGAAAAAATCCGCGCGGCGGGTCATCAGGCGGAATACGCGATCGCGGATTTGTCGAAGGTTTCCGAGATCCAAAGGATGTTCGCAGAAATCCGCGCGAACCACGGAAGGATCGATGTGCTGGTGAACAACGCGGGGATCTGCCCGTTCCACGAGTGGGACGAGGTAACCGAAAGCGTGTGGGACCTCACGCACAGCACGAATTTGAAGGCGGGGTTCTTTTGCACGCAGGAAGCCGCCAAGCTCATGATCGAAAACAAGACCCCGGGCCGGATCATGGTGATCAGTTCGATCTCCGCGATCAAAGGCGGCACGGTGCAGACGCATTATTGCCCGACGAAGGGCGGCCAGATTTCGATGATGAACGCATTTGCCGTCTGCCTGGGAAAATACGGGATCACTTGCAACTCGATCCTGCCCGGCACCATTGAAACGCCGATCAACGCCGAGTATCTGGCCACCGGCAACAACCGGGCGAACCTCGAGATCCAGACGTGCGTCGGCTACATCGGTCTGCCGGAAGACGTCGCCGGATTGGTCGCCTTTCTGGCCAAGCCCGAGGCGCGCTACATAACGGGGGGATCGTTCCTCGTGGATGGCGGCGAGTTGATCAAACACCTTTGA
- a CDS encoding RraA family protein, with amino-acid sequence MSKATTESIAPNAVPPPELQDLITRFGRLYTGAVNDVLDGMGVSDRVLPHGIVALRHGMRFAGRAMPTLGAPSLETDMDKLLLPWMEMLQAIRPGDVLVTQPNDHQNAHFGELSSHAAKIAGCQGVVIDGGCRDIDYILHQSKLPVFCRYTTPKDIKGRWKIIDHHVPIKIGETTINVGDFILADLDGVIAIPQEITLEVLEKAEETANKENLTRKMILAGAPPLDAYLKYRVF; translated from the coding sequence ATGTCCAAAGCCACCACCGAGTCCATCGCCCCCAACGCCGTCCCGCCACCCGAACTGCAAGACCTGATCACCCGCTTCGGCCGCCTCTACACGGGTGCCGTCAACGACGTTCTCGACGGCATGGGCGTGAGCGACCGCGTGCTGCCGCACGGCATCGTCGCGCTCCGCCATGGCATGCGCTTCGCCGGACGGGCCATGCCCACCCTCGGTGCCCCTTCGCTGGAGACAGACATGGACAAATTGCTCCTGCCGTGGATGGAAATGCTCCAAGCCATCCGGCCCGGTGACGTGCTTGTCACCCAACCCAACGACCACCAGAACGCGCACTTCGGCGAGCTTTCCAGCCACGCGGCGAAAATCGCCGGCTGCCAGGGCGTGGTCATCGACGGCGGATGCCGCGACATCGATTACATCCTGCACCAGAGCAAACTGCCGGTTTTTTGCCGCTACACAACCCCCAAGGACATCAAGGGCCGGTGGAAAATCATCGATCACCACGTCCCGATCAAGATCGGTGAAACCACCATCAACGTCGGCGATTTCATCCTCGCCGACCTCGACGGCGTCATCGCCATCCCGCAGGAAATCACGCTCGAGGTTCTGGAAAAAGCGGAAGAGACCGCTAACAAGGAAAACCTCACCCGCAAGATGATCCTCGCCGGGGCGCCTCCGCTCGACGCCTATCTCAAATACCGCGTGTTTTGA
- a CDS encoding AraC family transcriptional regulator: protein MALAAPQPNDFFGFVHWQIRLNFDENTIFRTVQNTVLLTRNSISLMKMPKEKHPSKTFEPDVAGVMDTLFIETVGHMPRKANRVDTAFGFEGFGLVLRGRGFFQVGDGERRELIAPSVFYIWPGPRFHYGPAPGTVWDERWICFSGQRVKDWRRWGWLARPGEPVALAETESLVQLHRRIVSAFGPAKQLPLDETKLEAERMVWLLHRAALATTRRPDAITRLIEDWTASPPKRADLRGTAARLQMSYSAFRSKFFEQAGTGPYQFLLRLRIDAAARRLLESDLPLKAVAQDAGFGHIESFCRAFLRIKGMSPGVFRKRFLAFRGIAPG from the coding sequence ATGGCATTGGCCGCCCCCCAACCAAACGATTTTTTTGGGTTTGTTCACTGGCAGATAAGATTAAACTTTGACGAAAATACCATTTTCAGAACGGTGCAAAACACCGTTCTATTGACGCGGAATTCCATTTCATTGATGAAAATGCCAAAGGAGAAACACCCGTCGAAGACATTTGAGCCCGACGTTGCGGGGGTGATGGACACCCTGTTCATCGAGACAGTCGGGCACATGCCGCGGAAGGCGAATCGGGTGGATACCGCGTTCGGATTCGAAGGGTTCGGGCTGGTTTTGCGGGGCAGGGGATTTTTTCAAGTGGGCGACGGGGAGCGTCGTGAACTGATTGCGCCGTCGGTCTTTTATATCTGGCCGGGTCCGCGCTTCCATTACGGTCCCGCGCCCGGCACGGTTTGGGACGAGCGGTGGATTTGTTTTTCCGGGCAGCGGGTGAAGGACTGGAGACGGTGGGGATGGCTGGCGCGCCCCGGGGAGCCGGTCGCTTTGGCCGAGACGGAAAGCCTCGTGCAACTCCACCGCCGGATTGTCTCGGCATTCGGTCCGGCCAAACAGTTGCCTCTCGACGAGACCAAACTCGAAGCCGAGCGCATGGTCTGGTTGCTTCATCGCGCGGCGCTCGCCACAACCCGTCGCCCGGATGCCATTACGAGGCTCATCGAGGATTGGACTGCCTCGCCGCCGAAGCGCGCGGATCTGCGCGGGACGGCCGCCCGCCTGCAAATGAGCTACAGCGCCTTCCGCTCGAAGTTCTTCGAGCAGGCCGGCACCGGTCCTTACCAATTCCTGCTCAGGTTGCGCATCGACGCAGCCGCCCGCCGCCTGCTCGAATCCGATCTTCCGTTGAAGGCCGTGGCCCAGGATGCGGGCTTCGGGCACATCGAAAGTTTCTGCCGGGCCTTCCTGCGCATCAAAGGCATGAGCCCGGGAGTGTTTCGCAAGCGCTTTCTTGCCTTTCGCGGTATCGCGCCCGGATAA
- a CDS encoding L-rhamnonate dehydratase, whose product MKVTDIKTTNLAFSRTPETLKKHLCTPTSKFRDPLSSGQNWFGPVALTVVEVFTDEGITGVGTAGGFTSVPLEVVETYLKPVVLGESPFNTELMQDKMFRSTVRFGRRGAVMAAISAVDLACWDIMGKALGQPVYNLLGGKTKERVRAYASRCYAMEDLDALAEEAKGYVAQGFTALKQRFGFGPEDGIRGMKRNVELIKTVREAVGDEIELAADAYMGWDYAYAIEMERRLREFGLSWIEEPFMPDDLQSYARFTAESPTRISMGEHETSLFGYKQLIDLQVADILQPDCNRVGGITAMKKICALAEAAHLPVFPHSNEAHNLHIIVSQSNCPLIEYFPDVEPDTGNELFWKVFDGEPRADGGYITPNDAPGLGITLNRERMEPLLCK is encoded by the coding sequence ATGAAAGTCACGGACATCAAAACGACCAATCTTGCGTTTTCGCGCACCCCGGAGACGCTGAAAAAGCATCTCTGCACGCCGACCTCCAAATTCCGCGACCCGCTTTCGTCCGGACAGAATTGGTTCGGGCCGGTCGCGCTCACCGTGGTGGAAGTTTTCACGGATGAAGGCATCACCGGCGTGGGCACGGCGGGCGGATTCACTTCCGTGCCGCTGGAAGTGGTGGAGACATACCTCAAGCCGGTCGTTCTCGGGGAATCGCCGTTCAACACCGAGTTGATGCAGGACAAGATGTTCCGCTCGACCGTGCGCTTCGGGCGGCGGGGGGCTGTCATGGCCGCGATCAGCGCCGTGGATCTCGCCTGCTGGGACATCATGGGCAAGGCGCTCGGCCAGCCGGTTTACAATCTGCTCGGGGGAAAAACCAAGGAGCGTGTGCGGGCCTATGCAAGCCGCTGCTACGCGATGGAGGATCTGGACGCCCTCGCGGAGGAGGCGAAGGGATACGTCGCGCAGGGCTTCACTGCGCTGAAGCAGCGCTTCGGATTCGGGCCGGAGGACGGCATCCGCGGGATGAAACGCAATGTGGAATTGATCAAAACCGTGCGCGAAGCGGTCGGCGACGAAATCGAACTTGCCGCCGACGCCTACATGGGTTGGGACTACGCCTACGCCATCGAGATGGAGCGCCGCCTGCGGGAATTCGGATTGTCCTGGATCGAGGAGCCGTTCATGCCGGACGACCTCCAAAGCTACGCGCGGTTCACAGCGGAGTCCCCCACCCGCATTTCCATGGGCGAGCACGAGACCTCGCTCTTCGGCTACAAACAGCTCATCGACTTGCAGGTGGCCGACATCCTCCAACCGGACTGCAACCGCGTCGGCGGCATCACGGCCATGAAAAAAATCTGCGCCCTCGCCGAGGCCGCGCACCTGCCCGTTTTCCCGCACTCGAACGAGGCGCACAACCTCCACATTATCGTCTCGCAAAGCAATTGCCCTTTGATCGAATACTTCCCGGACGTGGAACCCGACACCGGAAACGAACTTTTCTGGAAAGTCTTCGACGGGGAACCGCGTGCCGACGGCGGATACATCACGCCGAACGACGCACCCGGCCTGGGAATCACGCTCAATCGCGAGCGCATGGAACCTCTCCTCTGCAAATAA
- a CDS encoding ThuA domain-containing protein, whose translation MDEQSKMVSSWLGENFAIFNVPGAAAFDALEGADLLVIAGLHYTGMNDAFWNPPMEYVPPTEAQKQKFRDYLARGGRLLGFHGGVASFGDWPEFGELCGVRWDWKVTTHGPIGATKSIVAATGHPAVAGFAEEKEFVTLDDETYLNLQMTPRWAYDLHAWSLHGGVRFPMLVTADRGPAKGSGRMAYIMIGHSVAAMETPEVRKIWQSTIDWLLA comes from the coding sequence GTGGACGAGCAATCCAAGATGGTCTCTTCGTGGCTCGGGGAAAATTTCGCAATTTTCAATGTTCCGGGCGCGGCAGCGTTCGATGCCCTCGAGGGTGCGGATCTGCTCGTCATCGCAGGCCTGCATTACACGGGCATGAATGACGCATTCTGGAATCCGCCCATGGAATATGTCCCGCCTACGGAGGCCCAAAAACAGAAGTTCCGCGACTATCTGGCGCGGGGCGGCCGGCTGCTCGGGTTTCATGGCGGCGTGGCCAGCTTCGGTGACTGGCCGGAATTCGGTGAACTTTGCGGTGTGAGGTGGGATTGGAAAGTGACCACCCACGGACCAATCGGCGCGACCAAGTCAATCGTGGCGGCGACCGGACACCCTGCGGTGGCCGGGTTTGCCGAAGAGAAGGAATTCGTCACTCTGGACGATGAGACGTATTTGAATCTCCAGATGACTCCCCGTTGGGCCTACGACCTGCACGCCTGGTCGCTCCACGGCGGCGTGCGGTTCCCGATGCTTGTGACCGCGGACCGCGGGCCCGCCAAAGGCTCGGGACGCATGGCCTACATCATGATCGGTCACAGCGTCGCTGCCATGGAGACTCCGGAGGTCCGGAAAATATGGCAGTCCACCATCGACTGGCTTCTCGCTTGA